The Deinococcus metalli genome includes a window with the following:
- a CDS encoding alginate O-acetyltransferase AlgX-related protein produces MPRTLLTLTAALLLALPAARAAAPTPATDVPASCGDTLDKKAWMFQGEHGYFFYGDELSGRWMNRPWADARAAFVPGAVKLAAALKAQGVTLVLAPVPPRSFVAAEQLRASSPTQKTFDAKAAQAFYTGLVADLRAAGVPTADLLTPALKQGDAGLFRQDIHWTPEGAQTAAQVVAETVKTLHMPLDAAPFVSLKAGTVTRQVQDQPVLGQIAALCSLTVAPETYGDYQTRPAGPLVAAPGNFGASEGTVRWAFGPAASVSYAVPAAASVTVTATFETPLDGQSVEVTAGGKVIDTIAGLKKGDNVTRTWTVDARAGVNSVEFRFADYNGGKTTFAPGDGRPMAVIFKKLTVSAGGAVSDLVKGDSAGSGLLGGAADVVLVGASSSLPSLNFGGFIQEALGARVDNVSYGGAGVFSSLKDYLLDDAYAQSRPKVLIWQVPLLGGADTAESDLRFVEAAALNAKGGTAARGSGKVGVDTATMTPRAVRVHTADATVTAVTVTVTTDAGTRTFTVANSDRMTHRQDFLLSLGGLGKVQRVDVSAAGALELNVMP; encoded by the coding sequence ATGCCCCGGACCCTGCTGACCCTGACCGCCGCCCTGCTGCTCGCCCTGCCCGCCGCCCGCGCCGCCGCGCCCACTCCCGCCACTGACGTGCCCGCGAGTTGCGGCGACACCCTGGACAAGAAGGCCTGGATGTTCCAGGGCGAGCACGGGTACTTCTTCTACGGCGACGAACTGTCGGGCCGCTGGATGAACCGCCCGTGGGCCGACGCCCGCGCCGCCTTCGTGCCCGGCGCCGTGAAACTCGCCGCCGCGCTGAAAGCCCAGGGCGTGACGCTGGTCCTGGCCCCCGTGCCGCCCCGCTCCTTCGTGGCCGCTGAACAGCTGCGGGCCAGCAGCCCCACCCAGAAGACCTTCGACGCGAAGGCCGCGCAGGCCTTCTACACCGGCCTGGTCGCGGACCTGCGGGCGGCCGGCGTGCCCACCGCCGACCTGCTGACCCCGGCCCTGAAGCAGGGTGACGCCGGGCTCTTCCGGCAGGACATCCACTGGACGCCCGAAGGCGCCCAGACGGCCGCGCAGGTCGTGGCCGAGACCGTCAAGACGCTGCACATGCCGCTGGACGCCGCACCGTTCGTGAGCCTGAAGGCCGGCACGGTGACCCGGCAGGTGCAGGACCAGCCGGTGCTGGGGCAGATCGCGGCGCTGTGCTCGCTGACCGTCGCGCCGGAGACGTACGGCGACTACCAGACCCGGCCGGCCGGCCCCCTGGTCGCCGCTCCCGGCAACTTCGGCGCGAGCGAGGGCACGGTGCGCTGGGCCTTCGGTCCGGCCGCAAGCGTGTCGTACGCCGTGCCAGCGGCCGCGTCCGTCACCGTGACCGCCACCTTCGAGACGCCGCTGGACGGTCAGTCGGTCGAGGTGACGGCGGGCGGCAAGGTCATCGACACGATCGCAGGCCTCAAGAAGGGCGACAACGTGACGCGCACGTGGACGGTGGACGCCCGCGCCGGGGTGAACAGCGTGGAGTTCCGCTTCGCGGACTACAACGGCGGCAAGACGACCTTCGCGCCGGGCGACGGGCGCCCCATGGCCGTGATCTTCAAGAAACTGACCGTGTCGGCGGGCGGCGCGGTGTCGGACCTCGTGAAGGGCGACAGCGCGGGCAGTGGTCTGCTGGGCGGAGCGGCCGACGTCGTACTCGTCGGCGCGAGTTCGTCGCTGCCGTCCTTGAACTTCGGCGGCTTCATCCAGGAAGCGCTGGGCGCCCGCGTGGACAACGTGTCCTACGGCGGGGCCGGTGTGTTCTCCAGCCTCAAGGATTACCTGCTCGACGACGCCTACGCGCAGAGCCGGCCGAAGGTGCTGATCTGGCAGGTGCCGCTGCTGGGCGGCGCTGACACCGCTGAGTCCGACCTGCGCTTCGTGGAGGCCGCCGCCCTGAACGCCAAGGGCGGGACGGCCGCCCGCGGCTCCGGCAAGGTGGGCGTGGACACGGCGACCATGACGCCCCGCGCGGTCCGGGTGCATACCGCCGACGCCACCGTGACGGCCGTGACCGTCACCGTCACCACCGACGCGGGCACCAGAACGTTCACGGTGGCCAACTCCGACCGCATGACGCACCGCCAGGACTTCCTGCTGAGCCTGGGCGGCCTGGGCAAGGTCCAGCGGGTGGACGTCAGCGCCGCCGGCGCGCTGGAACTCAATGTGATGCCCTGA
- a CDS encoding FAD-binding dehydrogenase — protein sequence MDADIIVVGAGLAGLVAAAEAADAGRRVLLLDQEGEQNLGGQAFWSFGGLFFIDSPEQRRLGIRDSRELAGRDWDATAGFDRADDHWPRQWAQAYLDFAAGEKRAWLHAQGVRWFPMVGWAERGGQGAAGPGNSVPRFHVTWGTGPGVVEPFAARVHAHVEAGRITLHVRHRALGLTFTGGAVTGVHGEVLEPSRLERGESSSRAAVGAFEFRADAVIVTSGGIGGNHRLVRQYWPTERLGPAPDTMVSGVPRHVDGELQQAVHAQGARLINADRMWHYTEGVRNWHPVWPGHGIRILPGPSSVWLDPGGRRLPAPHYPGFDTLGTLTHIGTHGYPHTWFVLNRAVIRKEFTLSGSEQNLDLTNRDVRAVLGRVGGRVPPSVQAFMDKGADFVVAPTLDDLLRRMDALAPDAGLDPERVRRELRDRDLQIAHPASKDPQVAAIRGARAYLSERLVRVAKPAPLLNPGDGPLVAVKLSVLTRKSLGGLETDLHSRVLGQDAQPIPGLYAAGEVAGFGGGGVHGYRALEGTFLGGCLFSGRVAGRAAAGVD from the coding sequence GTGGACGCGGACATCATCGTGGTGGGGGCCGGACTGGCCGGGCTGGTCGCCGCGGCCGAGGCGGCCGACGCCGGCAGGCGTGTCCTGCTGCTCGACCAGGAGGGCGAACAGAACCTCGGCGGGCAGGCCTTCTGGTCGTTCGGGGGGCTGTTCTTCATCGACTCGCCCGAGCAGCGGCGCCTGGGTATCCGCGACAGCCGGGAACTGGCCGGCCGCGACTGGGACGCGACCGCCGGCTTCGACCGGGCGGACGACCACTGGCCGCGGCAGTGGGCGCAGGCCTACCTGGATTTCGCCGCGGGCGAGAAACGCGCGTGGCTGCACGCGCAGGGCGTGCGCTGGTTTCCCATGGTCGGCTGGGCCGAGCGGGGCGGGCAGGGCGCGGCGGGACCGGGCAACTCCGTGCCGCGCTTTCACGTCACGTGGGGGACCGGCCCCGGTGTGGTCGAACCCTTCGCGGCCCGTGTCCACGCACACGTCGAGGCCGGGCGGATCACGCTGCACGTCCGGCACCGGGCGCTGGGGCTGACCTTTACGGGCGGCGCGGTCACGGGTGTGCACGGTGAGGTGCTGGAACCCTCGCGGCTCGAGCGGGGTGAAAGCAGCTCGCGCGCGGCCGTCGGGGCCTTCGAGTTCCGCGCGGACGCGGTGATCGTCACCTCCGGCGGTATCGGCGGGAACCACCGGCTGGTGCGGCAGTACTGGCCCACCGAGCGCCTGGGCCCCGCGCCGGACACCATGGTCTCCGGCGTGCCGCGGCACGTGGACGGTGAGCTGCAACAGGCCGTGCACGCCCAGGGTGCGCGGCTGATCAACGCCGACCGCATGTGGCACTACACCGAGGGCGTGCGCAACTGGCACCCGGTCTGGCCGGGCCACGGGATCCGCATCCTGCCCGGCCCGAGCAGCGTGTGGCTGGACCCCGGCGGACGGCGCCTCCCGGCCCCGCACTATCCGGGCTTCGACACGCTGGGCACGCTCACGCACATCGGCACGCACGGCTACCCGCACACGTGGTTCGTGCTGAACCGCGCGGTGATCCGCAAGGAGTTCACGCTGTCGGGCAGCGAGCAGAACCTCGACCTCACCAACCGCGACGTGCGCGCCGTGCTGGGGCGGGTGGGGGGCCGCGTGCCGCCGTCCGTGCAGGCCTTCATGGACAAGGGCGCGGACTTCGTGGTCGCGCCCACCCTCGACGACCTGCTGCGGCGCATGGACGCCCTGGCTCCCGACGCCGGCCTCGATCCGGAACGCGTGCGGCGCGAACTCCGCGACCGTGACCTGCAGATCGCGCACCCGGCCAGCAAGGACCCGCAGGTCGCGGCCATCCGCGGCGCCCGCGCCTACCTCAGCGAGCGGCTGGTGCGCGTCGCCAAACCCGCCCCCCTCCTGAACCCCGGCGACGGCCCCCTGGTCGCCGTGAAGCTGAGCGTCCTGACCCGCAAGTCCCTGGGCGGCCTGGAGACCGACCTGCACTCGCGCGTGCTGGGCCAGGACGCCCAGCCCATTCCCGGCCTGTACGCGGCGGGCGAGGTCGCGGGGTTTGGCGGCGGCGGCGTGCACGGCTACCGGGCGCTGGAGGGCACCTTCCTGGGTGGGTGCCTGTTCAGTGGCCGGGTCGCGGGCCGGGCCGCGGCCGGCGTTGACTGA
- a CDS encoding tryptophan 2,3-dioxygenase, with translation MSGPDPDSAARAHMDFTRSLGYGEYLHLDTLQAAHQPVTAAHDEHLFITVHHVSELWLDLIVRELTLAMTQLAAGITDAPLKGLTRVVRAQEQLTQAWEVLKTMTPADYLQFRDAFGQASGFQSAAYRLVEILLGNRHATLLGPFAHRPDVHARLDAALRAPSVYDLALRLLAARGLDVPAAVLERDLTQPPASHPAVLAAWLTVYRDPVTHWELYELAEKLLDVEDNFRRWRFNHLTTVQRTIGMKGGSGGTSGSGYLQRVLGVVLFPELWDVRTNL, from the coding sequence ATGAGCGGCCCCGACCCCGACAGCGCCGCCCGGGCGCACATGGACTTCACGCGCTCGCTGGGGTACGGGGAGTACCTGCACCTGGACACGCTCCAGGCCGCGCACCAGCCCGTCACGGCCGCGCACGACGAACACCTGTTCATCACGGTGCACCACGTCTCGGAGCTGTGGCTGGACCTGATCGTGCGCGAACTGACGCTGGCGATGACGCAGCTCGCAGCAGGTATCACGGACGCGCCGCTCAAGGGCCTGACCCGCGTGGTACGCGCGCAGGAGCAGCTCACGCAGGCGTGGGAGGTCCTGAAGACCATGACCCCCGCCGACTATTTGCAGTTCCGCGACGCCTTCGGGCAGGCATCTGGCTTCCAGTCGGCCGCGTACCGGCTGGTGGAGATCCTGCTCGGCAACCGCCACGCCACGCTGCTCGGCCCCTTCGCGCACCGGCCGGACGTGCACGCCCGCCTGGACGCCGCGCTCCGCGCGCCCAGCGTGTACGACCTCGCGCTGCGGCTGCTCGCCGCCCGCGGTCTGGACGTGCCGGCGGCGGTGCTGGAGCGCGACCTGACGCAGCCGCCCGCGTCGCACCCGGCCGTGCTGGCGGCTTGGCTGACGGTGTACCGCGACCCGGTCACCCACTGGGAGCTGTACGAACTGGCCGAGAAGCTGCTGGACGTCGAGGACAACTTCCGCCGCTGGCGCTTCAACCACCTGACCACCGTGCAGCGCACCATCGGCATGAAGGGCGGCAGCGGCGGCACCAGCGGCAGCGGCTACCTCCAGCGGGTACTGGGCGTCGTGCTGTTCCCGGAACTGTGGGACGTCCGCACGAACCTGTGA
- the kynU gene encoding kynureninase has product MTVTTDATTIPAHLLDLDARDLLAHKRAEFLLPPDVLYLDGNSLGPLHRSVPARLAGVAEREWGQQLIRSWMGDADWMHLPERVAAKLARLIGAQPDEVAVGDSTTVNVFKALAAALHLAPQGRRVILTDADNFPTDLYVAQGLNALLGGGYELRRVPNTEVADHLNADVAVLLLTEVDYRTGRRLDLPDLTARAHAAGVLTIWDLAHSAGAFPVDLDGAGADFAVGCGYKFLNGGPGAPGYLYVAARHLDRAPVAISGWMGHADVFEMAREYSPAPGARRFVPGTPQVLGLSALDSALDAFADVEMADLRAKSLSLTSTFMALMELLAARHPLELVTPTEPEQRGSQVSYRHPDARGVMARLTERGIIGDFRTPDILRFGITPLYHSHADMWRAVQGIGAVLDRAETPV; this is encoded by the coding sequence ATGACCGTAACGACCGACGCCACGACCATCCCCGCCCACCTTCTCGATCTCGACGCGCGCGATCTCCTCGCCCACAAACGGGCCGAGTTCCTGCTCCCGCCGGACGTGCTCTATCTCGACGGCAACTCGCTGGGGCCGCTGCACCGCTCGGTGCCAGCCCGCCTGGCGGGGGTGGCAGAGCGCGAGTGGGGCCAGCAGCTGATCCGTTCGTGGATGGGGGATGCCGACTGGATGCACCTCCCGGAGCGCGTGGCCGCCAAGCTCGCCCGGCTGATCGGCGCGCAGCCGGACGAGGTCGCGGTGGGCGACTCCACGACGGTCAACGTGTTCAAGGCGCTGGCCGCCGCGCTGCACCTCGCGCCGCAGGGCCGGCGCGTGATTCTCACGGACGCGGACAACTTCCCCACGGACCTGTACGTGGCCCAGGGCCTGAACGCGCTGCTGGGCGGCGGCTACGAGCTGCGCCGCGTGCCGAACACCGAGGTGGCCGACCACCTGAATGCCGACGTGGCCGTGCTGCTGCTCACCGAGGTGGACTACCGCACCGGCCGCCGGCTCGACCTGCCGGACCTGACGGCGCGGGCACACGCGGCCGGCGTCCTCACGATCTGGGACCTGGCGCACTCGGCCGGGGCGTTCCCGGTCGATCTGGACGGCGCGGGCGCAGACTTCGCGGTGGGCTGCGGCTACAAGTTCCTGAACGGCGGTCCCGGCGCGCCCGGCTACCTGTACGTGGCCGCGCGGCACCTGGACAGAGCGCCCGTGGCGATCAGCGGGTGGATGGGCCACGCGGACGTGTTCGAGATGGCCCGCGAGTACAGCCCGGCCCCCGGCGCGCGGCGCTTCGTGCCCGGCACGCCGCAGGTGCTGGGCCTGAGCGCCCTGGACAGCGCCCTGGACGCCTTCGCGGACGTGGAGATGGCGGACCTGCGCGCCAAGTCGCTGTCGCTGACGTCCACCTTCATGGCGCTGATGGAGCTCCTTGCCGCACGTCATCCGCTGGAGCTCGTGACGCCTACAGAGCCGGAGCAGCGCGGCAGCCAGGTGAGCTACCGCCACCCGGACGCCCGCGGAGTGATGGCCCGGCTGACAGAGCGCGGCATCATCGGGGACTTCCGCACGCCCGACATCCTGCGCTTCGGGATCACGCCGCTGTACCACTCGCACGCCGACATGTGGCGGGCCGTGCAGGGCATCGGCGCGGTGCTGGACCGTGCGGAGACGCCCGTATGA
- a CDS encoding AMP-binding protein gives MFQPDREAMPIPELRALQRRQLRTMLERQHEHVPAYREKFRAAGVTPDDLSTLDDLARFPFTRKADLRDTYPLGLSCVPRSALRRLHASSGTSGKPTVVAYDEHDLGVFEEVVARSLYAAGARPGMVFHNAYGYGLFTGGLGTHGGAARLGLCTVPVSGGGTERQVQLIEDLHPEVIACTPSYALVLGEALARRGLGPGDTSLKYAVLGAEPWAEKTRHEVQAALGVTATNIYGLSEIIGPGVSNEDAAEQRGSYVWEDHFYPEIVDPETGDVLPDGEWGVLVLSSMTRSAMPILRYWTGDITRLLPDDNATGRTMRRMDAIRGRSDDLIILRGVNVYPTQLEAVLITLGHVSPHYHVVLSRSGVLDELTLRVEAEDSAALRAEIERQVKAVVGVTVRCELCEPGSLPRSEGGKLRRVTDLRGAR, from the coding sequence GTGTTCCAGCCCGACCGTGAAGCCATGCCCATCCCGGAGCTGCGCGCCCTGCAACGGCGCCAGCTGCGCACCATGCTGGAGCGCCAGCACGAGCACGTGCCCGCGTACCGCGAGAAGTTCCGCGCCGCCGGGGTCACGCCGGACGACCTGAGCACCCTGGACGACCTCGCCCGCTTTCCGTTCACGCGCAAGGCCGACCTGCGCGACACCTACCCGCTGGGGCTGTCGTGTGTGCCGCGCTCGGCGCTGCGCCGCCTGCACGCCAGCAGCGGCACGAGCGGCAAGCCCACGGTGGTCGCCTACGACGAGCACGACCTGGGCGTGTTCGAGGAGGTCGTGGCCCGCTCGCTGTACGCGGCCGGCGCGCGGCCCGGCATGGTGTTCCACAACGCCTACGGGTACGGGCTGTTCACGGGTGGCCTGGGCACCCACGGCGGGGCGGCAAGGCTGGGTCTGTGCACCGTGCCGGTGTCCGGCGGCGGCACCGAGCGGCAGGTGCAGCTGATCGAGGACCTGCACCCCGAGGTGATCGCGTGCACGCCCAGCTACGCGCTGGTGCTGGGCGAGGCGCTGGCGCGGCGCGGGCTTGGCCCCGGCGACACCAGCCTGAAGTACGCGGTGCTGGGCGCCGAACCGTGGGCCGAGAAGACCCGCCACGAGGTGCAGGCCGCGCTGGGCGTGACCGCCACGAACATCTACGGCCTGTCGGAGATCATCGGCCCCGGCGTGAGCAACGAGGACGCCGCCGAGCAGCGCGGCAGCTACGTCTGGGAGGATCACTTCTACCCGGAGATCGTCGATCCCGAGACCGGTGACGTGCTCCCGGACGGCGAGTGGGGCGTGCTGGTCTTGAGTTCCATGACCCGCTCGGCCATGCCGATCCTGCGCTACTGGACCGGCGATATCACGCGCCTGCTGCCCGACGACAACGCCACTGGTCGCACCATGCGGCGCATGGACGCCATCCGTGGCCGCAGCGACGACCTGATCATCCTGCGCGGCGTGAACGTGTATCCCACGCAGCTCGAAGCCGTGCTGATCACGCTGGGCCACGTCAGTCCGCACTATCACGTGGTGCTGTCGCGCAGCGGCGTGCTGGACGAACTGACCCTGCGCGTGGAGGCCGAGGACAGCGCCGCGCTGAGGGCGGAGATCGAGCGGCAGGTGAAGGCGGTCGTGGGCGTGACCGTGCGCTGCGAACTGTGCGAGCCGGGCAGCCTGCCCCGCAGCGAGGGTGGGAAGCTGCGCCGCGTCACGGACCTGCGCGGCGCCCGCTGA
- a CDS encoding sensor histidine kinase: MTISRVLRWAGLRRGPSLALTMLLAMLAVSLLTVASMFVLSNAVVEREVRRLPPEMQTYLRAQAEAQRRGQVIVQAPTPEVRTGSVADPYLPPGQSSPDVGGVVRNAGGQDTTISEGRKVRTRDDGGGGPRVFAPRTQDFVRQVQASLVQVGLIAAVASALLAFLLARRVAHPVSAVSRAARGLARGDLTVRAPVFRGEREVADLARTFNEMATNLQQLEQERRQAVADIAHELRTPLAVIQARLDALEDGVYPLNHDQVRMLSIQTQVLTRLVDDLRTLTLLEAGQLPLYQAQTDLAALGAQVVHDLTDRAAARGVALTLRSHPAQAFADPHRVRQILANLVENAVRHARGRVEVSVEPHDDAVLLRVDDDGPGIPASSREAVFTRFTRLDDSRQRDTGGSGLGLAIVHALAAAHGGLARADESEALGGASFRVSLPRTPQPS; this comes from the coding sequence TTGACCATCTCCCGGGTGCTGCGCTGGGCCGGGCTGCGGCGCGGCCCCAGCCTGGCCCTGACGATGCTGCTGGCGATGCTGGCGGTGTCGCTGCTGACGGTGGCGAGCATGTTCGTGCTGTCGAACGCGGTGGTGGAGCGCGAGGTGCGCCGCCTGCCGCCCGAGATGCAGACCTACCTGCGCGCCCAGGCCGAGGCGCAGCGCCGCGGGCAGGTGATCGTGCAGGCGCCCACGCCGGAGGTGCGCACGGGCTCGGTGGCCGATCCTTACCTGCCGCCCGGCCAGAGCAGCCCGGACGTGGGCGGCGTCGTCCGCAACGCGGGCGGGCAGGACACCACCATCAGCGAGGGCCGCAAGGTCCGCACGCGCGACGACGGTGGCGGTGGGCCGCGGGTGTTCGCGCCGCGCACACAGGACTTCGTGCGGCAGGTCCAGGCCAGTCTGGTGCAGGTGGGCCTGATCGCGGCGGTCGCGTCCGCGCTGCTGGCGTTCCTGCTCGCGCGGCGGGTGGCGCATCCGGTCAGTGCGGTCAGCCGCGCGGCGCGGGGTCTGGCCCGCGGGGACCTCACGGTGCGCGCCCCGGTGTTCCGCGGCGAGCGCGAGGTCGCGGACCTGGCGCGCACCTTCAACGAGATGGCCACGAACCTTCAACAACTGGAGCAGGAGCGCCGGCAGGCCGTTGCGGACATCGCGCACGAACTGCGTACACCTCTGGCGGTGATCCAGGCCCGCCTGGACGCGCTGGAGGACGGCGTGTACCCCCTGAACCACGATCAGGTCCGGATGCTGAGCATCCAGACGCAGGTGCTCACGCGGCTGGTGGACGACCTGCGCACCCTGACGCTGCTGGAGGCCGGCCAGCTGCCGCTGTACCAGGCGCAGACGGACCTCGCCGCGCTGGGCGCCCAGGTGGTCCATGACCTCACGGACCGGGCGGCGGCGCGCGGCGTGGCCCTGACGCTGCGCTCGCACCCCGCGCAGGCCTTCGCGGACCCGCACCGCGTGCGGCAGATCCTGGCAAACCTGGTCGAGAACGCCGTGCGACACGCCCGCGGCCGCGTGGAGGTCAGCGTGGAGCCCCACGACGACGCCGTGCTGCTGCGCGTGGACGACGACGGCCCCGGCATTCCGGCGAGCAGCCGCGAGGCGGTGTTCACGCGCTTCACGCGCCTGGACGACAGCCGGCAGCGCGACACCGGCGGCAGCGGCCTGGGGCTGGCGATCGTGCACGCCCTGGCCGCCGCGCACGGCGGTCTGGCCCGCGCCGACGAGAGCGAGGCCCTGGGCGGCGCGAGCTTCCGCGTGAGCCTGCCGCGGACCCCGCAGCCGAGCTGA
- a CDS encoding response regulator: MSALILIVEDEPQLAEVLEAYARQEGYRTERAGDGMSALTVFRAASPDLILLDVMLPGKSGLDVLKAVRADGQTPVIMVTARAEETDQIVGLELGADDYVVKPFRPREVMARVKAVLRRASAVLEDDEKPLRVGVLEVDRRAVIARVNGHTLNLTPAEFRLLCHLAEAPGRAFTREELLAAALPDSDALERVVDAHLASVRRKLDAGGAGNLLHTVRGVGYRLEVGA; this comes from the coding sequence ATGAGCGCCCTGATCCTGATTGTCGAGGACGAACCGCAGCTGGCCGAGGTGCTGGAGGCCTACGCCCGCCAGGAGGGCTACCGCACCGAGCGCGCCGGCGACGGCATGAGCGCCCTGACGGTGTTCCGCGCCGCCAGCCCCGACCTGATCCTGCTGGACGTGATGCTGCCGGGCAAGAGCGGCCTGGACGTCCTCAAGGCCGTGCGAGCCGACGGGCAGACACCGGTGATCATGGTCACCGCCCGCGCCGAGGAGACCGACCAGATCGTGGGCCTGGAACTGGGCGCCGACGATTACGTGGTCAAGCCGTTTCGCCCGCGCGAGGTGATGGCGCGCGTGAAGGCCGTGCTTCGCCGCGCCAGCGCCGTGCTGGAGGACGACGAGAAGCCGCTGCGGGTGGGGGTGCTGGAGGTCGACCGCCGCGCGGTGATCGCCCGTGTGAACGGGCATACCCTGAACCTCACGCCCGCCGAGTTCCGGCTGCTGTGCCACCTGGCCGAGGCGCCGGGCCGGGCCTTCACCCGCGAGGAACTGCTCGCCGCCGCTCTGCCGGACAGCGACGCGCTGGAACGCGTGGTGGACGCGCACCTGGCCAGCGTGCGCCGCAAGCTCGACGCGGGGGGCGCGGGCAACCTGCTGCACACCGTGCGCGGCGTCGGCTACCGCCTGGAAGTGGGCGCTTGA
- a CDS encoding TolC family protein, with protein MTLCPRAPAPLLRAVLTAGLALGVAAHAQTAPAQTTPAQSSPAQITTTTAPASLTLDAALAQLSGAPSVTQAQLSVQVAQRNLDAARTALGLTVSVTGNAAYTGPGTATASDGTTTSLSSSLSGSAGVNVSLGLLPWSNNQSSLRGAQRSLDLAQANLLEAGASARLNVSQQYYAAVLAVADIDLAQRTLELRQRQLSVAQTQQAAGNATAETVLNAQAALQTAQAAQVQASASLDAARRSLGAALGQSVNATAFPTTPAETVTLPDIAALVARARTSRSEVVQARNTLAAAQDALDEQKRTQTLPDISASVRYGPSGSGGLSANLNLTQGTVGAGYSVPLGESSGSSTSDRISASISGSYVVYSPAAAAQVSAAQASVTQAQLSLTVAQQTVELDVRTRSSTLQTSVIAVQTRATAVQLAQTALDTAQARLQAGTGTADDVSVAELALAQAQRDLVSARVTAQLNLLQLTTAAGGPA; from the coding sequence ATGACGCTCTGTCCCCGCGCTCCTGCGCCGCTGCTCCGCGCCGTGCTCACGGCCGGTCTCGCCCTGGGCGTGGCCGCCCACGCGCAGACCGCTCCGGCCCAGACCACGCCAGCCCAGTCCAGCCCGGCCCAGATCACCACGACCACCGCTCCCGCTTCCCTCACGCTGGACGCCGCGCTGGCGCAGCTCAGCGGCGCGCCCAGCGTGACACAGGCGCAGCTCTCGGTGCAGGTCGCGCAGAGGAACCTCGACGCGGCCCGCACCGCCCTGGGCCTGACCGTCAGCGTGACCGGCAACGCCGCGTACACCGGGCCGGGCACCGCCACGGCGTCCGACGGCACGACCACCAGCCTGTCGTCGTCGCTCAGCGGTAGCGCCGGCGTCAACGTCAGCCTGGGTCTGCTGCCGTGGTCGAACAACCAGAGCAGCCTGCGCGGCGCGCAGCGCTCGCTGGACCTCGCGCAGGCCAACCTGCTGGAAGCAGGCGCGTCGGCCCGGTTGAACGTCTCGCAGCAGTACTACGCGGCCGTGCTCGCCGTGGCCGACATCGACCTCGCCCAGCGCACGCTGGAGCTGCGTCAGCGCCAGCTGAGTGTGGCCCAGACCCAGCAGGCCGCCGGGAACGCCACCGCTGAGACGGTCCTGAACGCCCAGGCAGCCCTCCAGACGGCGCAGGCCGCGCAGGTGCAGGCCTCCGCCAGCCTGGACGCCGCCCGCCGTAGCCTGGGCGCGGCGCTGGGCCAGAGCGTGAACGCCACCGCCTTCCCCACCACGCCGGCCGAGACGGTCACGCTGCCGGACATCGCGGCCCTGGTCGCCCGCGCCCGCACCTCGCGCTCGGAGGTCGTGCAGGCGCGCAACACCCTGGCCGCCGCGCAGGACGCGCTGGACGAGCAGAAGCGCACCCAGACGCTGCCGGACATTAGCGCGTCGGTGCGCTACGGCCCCAGCGGCAGTGGCGGCCTGAGCGCGAACCTGAACCTCACGCAGGGCACGGTGGGCGCCGGGTATTCCGTGCCGCTGGGCGAGTCGTCGGGCAGCAGCACGTCGGACCGCATCAGCGCCAGCATCAGCGGCTCGTACGTGGTGTACTCGCCGGCTGCGGCGGCGCAGGTGTCGGCCGCCCAGGCGTCGGTCACGCAGGCGCAGCTTAGCCTCACGGTCGCGCAGCAGACCGTGGAACTCGACGTCCGCACCCGCTCCTCCACGCTCCAGACCAGTGTCATCGCCGTGCAGACCAGGGCCACGGCTGTGCAACTCGCGCAGACCGCGCTGGACACCGCCCAGGCCCGCCTCCAGGCCGGTACCGGCACCGCCGACGACGTGTCGGTGGCCGAACTCGCCCTCGCCCAGGCGCAGCGCGACCTTGTGTCCGCCCGCGTCACCGCCCAGCTGAACCTGCTCCAGCTGACCACCGCCGCCGGAGGCCCCGCATGA